In Enterobacter cloacae, the following are encoded in one genomic region:
- the lpxP gene encoding lipid A biosynthesis palmitoleoyltransferase, whose protein sequence is MSQSKFERAFLHPRYWFTWFGLGVLWLLVQLPYPVLRLLGSKLGSASRYFLKRRESIARKNIELCFPQYNAEEREKLISENFKSIGMALLETGMAWFWPDERVRKWFDVEGLDNLKRAQMQNRGVMVVGVHFMSLELGGRVMGLCQPMMATYRPHNNPLMEWVQTRGRMRSNKAMISRNNLRGMVGALKKGEAVWFAPDQDYGRKGSSFAPFFAVKDVATTNGTFVISRLSGSAMLTVTMVRKADKSGYRLHISPEMANYPEKECEAAAFINKVIEKEIMRAPEQYLWMHRRFKTRPLGESSLYI, encoded by the coding sequence TTGTCTCAATCCAAATTTGAACGTGCGTTTTTACACCCGCGTTACTGGTTTACATGGTTTGGTCTTGGCGTTCTTTGGTTGTTGGTGCAACTGCCCTACCCTGTGCTGCGTCTGTTGGGTTCAAAACTGGGCAGCGCATCTCGCTATTTCCTCAAACGTCGTGAATCTATTGCGCGCAAAAACATTGAACTTTGCTTCCCGCAGTACAATGCCGAAGAGCGTGAAAAACTCATTTCTGAAAACTTCAAATCAATCGGGATGGCGCTGCTTGAAACCGGGATGGCCTGGTTCTGGCCCGATGAGCGTGTCCGCAAATGGTTTGATGTGGAAGGCCTGGATAACCTGAAACGCGCGCAGATGCAAAACCGTGGCGTGATGGTTGTTGGCGTTCACTTTATGTCACTGGAGCTGGGTGGCCGCGTGATGGGGCTGTGTCAGCCGATGATGGCAACCTATCGCCCGCACAACAACCCGCTGATGGAGTGGGTGCAAACGCGCGGTCGCATGCGTTCCAATAAGGCAATGATCAGCCGCAATAACCTGCGCGGGATGGTCGGTGCCCTGAAGAAAGGCGAAGCCGTTTGGTTTGCCCCGGACCAGGATTACGGACGTAAAGGCAGCAGCTTTGCCCCCTTCTTTGCGGTTAAAGATGTCGCCACGACCAACGGTACCTTTGTGATTTCGCGTCTGTCGGGTTCCGCCATGTTGACCGTGACGATGGTGAGAAAAGCGGATAAGTCAGGCTATCGTCTGCACATTTCGCCTGAAATGGCTAACTACCCGGAAAAGGAATGTGAGGCCGCAGCGTTTATCAACAAAGTGATTGAAAAAGAGATTATGCGCGCGCCTGAGCAGTACCTGTGGATGCACCGCCGCTTTAAAACGCGTCCGCTTGGCGAATCCTCACTCTATATTTAA
- a CDS encoding aminotransferase gives MAEFSPERRFTRIDRLPPYVFNITAELKMAARRRGEDIIDFSMGNPDGPTPPHIVEKLCTVAQRPDTHGYSTSRGIPRLRRAISRWYQDRYQVDIDPESEAIVTIGSKEGLAHLMLATLDHGDTVLVPNPSYPIHIYGAVIAGAQVRSVPLVEGVDFFNELERAIRESYPKPKMMILGFPSNPTAQCVELDFFEKVVALAKRYDVLVVHDLAYADIVYDGWKAPSIMQVPGARDVAVEFFTLSKSYNMAGWRIGFMVGNKTLVNALARIKSYHDYGTFTPLQVAAIAALEGDQQCVHEIAAQYKRRRDVLVKGLHEAGWMVEMPKASMYVWAKIPEPYAAMGSLEFAKKLLQDAKVCVSPGIGFGDYGDTHVRFALIENSDRIRQAVRGIKSMFRADGLLSSKSVAEHPEL, from the coding sequence ATGGCTGAATTCAGTCCTGAACGCCGTTTCACGCGTATCGATCGTCTCCCCCCTTATGTTTTCAATATCACTGCTGAACTGAAAATGGCTGCGCGTCGGCGCGGCGAAGACATTATTGATTTCAGCATGGGTAACCCCGACGGCCCTACGCCACCACATATTGTTGAGAAATTATGTACGGTTGCCCAGCGTCCCGATACGCATGGCTACTCAACGTCTCGCGGCATTCCCCGATTACGTCGTGCTATCTCCCGCTGGTACCAGGATCGCTATCAGGTGGATATTGATCCTGAAAGCGAAGCCATTGTTACCATCGGTTCGAAAGAGGGGCTGGCACACCTGATGCTGGCGACGCTGGATCATGGCGATACCGTTCTGGTGCCGAACCCAAGCTATCCAATCCACATCTACGGTGCGGTGATTGCCGGGGCGCAGGTTCGTTCTGTGCCGCTGGTCGAAGGGGTCGATTTCTTTAACGAGCTGGAACGTGCTATCCGTGAAAGTTATCCGAAACCAAAGATGATGATCCTCGGTTTTCCGTCGAACCCAACGGCACAGTGCGTCGAGCTGGATTTCTTCGAGAAGGTCGTCGCGCTGGCTAAACGTTATGACGTGCTGGTGGTTCATGATTTAGCCTATGCCGATATTGTATATGACGGCTGGAAAGCGCCTTCGATTATGCAGGTTCCGGGCGCACGTGATGTGGCGGTGGAGTTTTTCACCCTGTCGAAAAGTTACAATATGGCGGGCTGGCGCATTGGCTTTATGGTGGGTAACAAGACGCTGGTTAATGCACTGGCGCGGATTAAGAGTTACCACGACTATGGCACCTTTACACCGCTTCAGGTGGCTGCCATTGCCGCCCTGGAGGGCGATCAGCAGTGTGTCCATGAGATTGCCGCCCAGTATAAACGCCGTCGCGATGTGCTGGTAAAAGGCCTGCATGAAGCGGGCTGGATGGTGGAAATGCCGAAAGCGTCCATGTACGTCTGGGCAAAAATCCCTGAGCCGTATGCAGCAATGGGGTCGCTGGAGTTTGCCAAGAAGCTGCTACAGGATGCGAAGGTGTGCGTCTCTCCGGGTATTGGCTTTGGTGATTATGGCGACACCCATGTGCGATTTGCACTGATTGAAAACAGCGACCGTATTCGTCAGGCGGTGAGGGGCATCAAGAGTATGTTCCGGGCCGACGGGCTTCTCTCATCAAAGAGCGTCGCTGAACATCCCGAGTTGTAA
- the glk gene encoding glucokinase, translated as MTKYALVGDVGGTNARLALCDVHSGEISQAKTYSGLDYPSLEAVVRVYLDEHKTSVEDGCIAIACPITGDWVAMTNHTWAFSITEMQKNLGFAHLEIINDFTAVSMAIPMLKPEHLIQFGGTAPVEGKPIAVYGAGTGLGVSHLVHVNQRWVSLPGEGGHVDFAPNSEEEGIILEELRAEIGHVSAERVLSGPGLVNLYRAIVKSDGRLPENLQPKDVTSRALADSCIDCRRALSLFCVIMGRFGGNLALNLGTFGGVYIAGGIVPRFLDFFKASGFRGGFEDKGRFRSYVQDIPVYLIVHDNPGLLGSGAHLRQVLGQIL; from the coding sequence ATGACAAAGTATGCTTTGGTAGGTGATGTAGGCGGCACGAACGCGCGCCTTGCATTATGCGATGTACATAGCGGTGAAATTTCCCAGGCGAAAACCTATTCAGGGCTGGACTACCCAAGCCTGGAAGCTGTTGTTCGCGTTTATCTCGATGAGCATAAGACTAGTGTTGAAGATGGCTGCATCGCCATTGCCTGCCCGATTACCGGTGACTGGGTGGCGATGACTAACCATACCTGGGCATTCTCCATTACCGAAATGCAGAAGAATCTCGGCTTTGCGCATCTTGAAATCATCAATGACTTTACCGCAGTTTCAATGGCAATTCCGATGCTGAAGCCAGAGCACCTGATCCAGTTTGGCGGCACTGCACCGGTAGAAGGTAAGCCGATTGCCGTTTACGGAGCGGGTACCGGTCTGGGCGTGTCGCACCTGGTTCACGTTAATCAGCGCTGGGTGAGCCTGCCGGGTGAAGGGGGGCACGTGGATTTTGCACCAAACAGTGAAGAAGAGGGCATCATCCTCGAAGAACTGCGTGCCGAGATCGGCCACGTTTCTGCTGAACGCGTGCTTTCTGGCCCGGGGCTGGTGAACCTGTATCGTGCAATTGTGAAATCTGACGGTCGTCTGCCGGAAAATCTGCAGCCGAAAGACGTGACCTCGCGTGCGCTGGCGGACAGCTGCATCGACTGCCGTCGCGCATTGTCGCTGTTCTGCGTCATTATGGGGCGTTTTGGCGGCAACCTGGCGCTGAATCTCGGCACCTTTGGTGGCGTCTATATCGCAGGTGGGATCGTGCCGCGTTTCCTCGATTTCTTTAAAGCCTCAGGTTTCCGCGGCGGTTTCGAAGACAAAGGGCGCTTCAGAAGTTACGTGCAGGACATTCCTGTGTACCTGATTGTGCATGATAACCCTGGCCTGCTTGGCTCGGGCGCACATCTTCGTCAGGTTCTGGGTCAGATCCTCTGA
- a CDS encoding indolepyruvate decarboxylase, translating to MRTPYCVADYLLDRLTDCGADHLFGVPGDYNLQFLDHVIASPDICWVGCANELNAAYAADGYARCKGFSALLTTFGVGELSAMNGIAGSFAEYVPVLHIVGAPGMASQQRGELLHHTLGDGEFRHFYHMSEPITVAQAVLTEQNACYEIDRVLTTMLRERRPGYLMLPADVAKKAATPPVSALTVKPVHADNACLKAFRDAAGNKLAMSKRTALLADFLVLRYGLKHALQKWVKEVPMAHATMLMGKGIFDERQTGFYGTYSGSASTGTVKEAIEGADTVLCIGTRFTDTLTAGFTHQLATAQTIEVQPHASRVGDVWFTGIPMLQAIETLVELCKQHVHNHPVPSSHSGFSFPQPDGSLTQENFWNTLQTFIRPGDIILADQGTSAFGAFVLRLPADVNFIVQPLWGSIGYTLAAAFGAQTACPNRRVIVLTGDGAAQLTIQELGSMLRDKQHPIILVLNNEGYTVERAIHGPEQRYNDIALWNWTQIPQALSLDPQAECWRVSEAEQLANVLEKVAHHERLSLIEVMLPKADIPPLLGAITKALEARNRA from the coding sequence ATGCGTACCCCATACTGCGTCGCCGATTACCTGCTGGACCGTCTTACAGATTGTGGTGCCGATCATCTGTTTGGCGTGCCGGGCGACTATAACCTGCAGTTTCTCGACCACGTGATAGCCAGCCCGGATATCTGTTGGGTGGGCTGTGCAAATGAGCTGAACGCAGCATACGCTGCCGACGGCTATGCCCGATGTAAAGGCTTTTCCGCGCTGCTGACGACGTTCGGTGTCGGAGAATTAAGTGCCATGAATGGCATCGCAGGCAGCTTTGCCGAATATGTTCCGGTGTTACACATTGTCGGTGCGCCGGGTATGGCGTCACAGCAAAGAGGGGAGTTATTGCACCATACGTTAGGTGATGGTGAGTTCCGCCACTTTTATCATATGAGCGAGCCTATCACTGTCGCGCAGGCGGTTCTTACCGAACAAAATGCCTGTTATGAAATCGACCGGGTGCTCACGACCATGCTGCGGGAACGTCGCCCTGGCTACCTGATGTTACCTGCCGACGTGGCAAAAAAAGCCGCCACACCGCCTGTAAGCGCTCTCACAGTGAAGCCTGTTCATGCCGATAATGCCTGTCTGAAAGCATTTCGCGATGCTGCCGGAAACAAACTGGCTATGAGCAAACGTACTGCGCTGTTAGCCGACTTCCTTGTGCTGCGTTATGGTCTGAAGCATGCGCTGCAGAAATGGGTGAAGGAGGTGCCTATGGCGCATGCGACTATGCTGATGGGGAAAGGGATATTCGACGAGCGGCAGACCGGTTTTTACGGGACATACAGTGGCTCAGCGAGTACGGGGACGGTAAAAGAGGCAATTGAAGGCGCTGACACCGTGCTATGTATCGGTACCCGCTTTACCGATACACTGACGGCCGGTTTTACCCATCAGCTTGCCACGGCGCAAACGATAGAAGTGCAGCCTCATGCTTCGCGCGTCGGTGATGTCTGGTTTACCGGCATCCCCATGCTGCAGGCGATTGAGACGCTGGTGGAGCTCTGCAAACAGCACGTACACAATCACCCTGTACCATCTTCTCACAGCGGTTTTTCCTTCCCGCAGCCGGATGGTTCGCTCACACAGGAAAACTTCTGGAACACGCTGCAAACCTTTATTCGTCCCGGTGACATTATCCTTGCCGACCAGGGAACCTCTGCCTTCGGGGCGTTTGTATTGCGCTTGCCTGCCGATGTGAATTTTATCGTCCAGCCTCTCTGGGGGTCGATTGGTTACACGCTGGCGGCGGCCTTTGGTGCGCAGACGGCGTGTCCGAACCGGCGCGTCATTGTGCTCACCGGAGATGGTGCGGCGCAGCTGACCATTCAGGAGCTTGGCTCAATGCTGCGTGATAAACAGCATCCCATTATTCTGGTGCTTAATAATGAAGGGTACACGGTTGAAAGGGCGATCCACGGGCCAGAGCAACGGTATAACGACATTGCGTTGTGGAACTGGACACAAATTCCACAGGCACTCAGTCTGGATCCTCAGGCTGAGTGCTGGCGGGTCAGTGAAGCGGAACAACTGGCGAACGTCCTCGAAAAAGTGGCGCACCACGAGCGACTCTCGCTGATTGAGGTCATGCTGCCAAAAGCGGATATTCCACCGCTGCTGGGAGCCATTACCAAAGCGCTGGAGGCGCGCAACCGCGCCTGA
- a CDS encoding glyceraldehyde 3-phosphate reductase: MGYQPDKNRYQTMQYRRCGRSGLTLPAISLGLWHNFGDTTLIENSRQLLQRAFDLGITHFDLANNYGPPPGSAERNFGRILQEDFLPWRDELIVSTKAGYTMWDGPYGDWGSRKYLISSLDQSLKRMGLEYVDIFYHHRPDPETPLQETMKALDHLVRQGKALYVGLSNYPADLARQAIEILEDLGTPCLIHQPKYSMFERAPEDGLLSVLQEKGVGCIPFSPLAGGQLTNRYLNGIPADSRAASGSKFLNPEQITEEKLEKVRKLNTLAESRGQKLSQMALAWVLRHDAVTSVLIGASKTAQIDDAVGMLENRHFSADELAAIEVILNSSK, from the coding sequence ATGGGTTATCAGCCGGACAAAAATCGTTATCAGACAATGCAGTATCGCCGCTGCGGGCGCAGCGGACTCACGTTACCCGCCATCTCGCTTGGACTTTGGCATAATTTCGGCGACACCACGCTCATCGAAAACAGCCGTCAACTTTTACAGCGCGCCTTCGATCTTGGCATCACCCATTTTGATCTCGCCAACAACTATGGCCCACCTCCGGGTTCAGCCGAACGTAATTTTGGCCGTATTTTACAGGAAGATTTCCTGCCCTGGCGCGACGAGTTGATTGTGTCGACAAAAGCGGGTTATACCATGTGGGATGGTCCTTACGGTGACTGGGGCTCGCGCAAGTATTTGATCTCCAGCCTGGATCAGAGCCTGAAGCGCATGGGGCTGGAGTATGTCGATATCTTCTATCATCACCGTCCCGACCCGGAAACGCCGCTGCAGGAGACAATGAAAGCGCTCGATCATCTGGTGCGTCAGGGCAAAGCCCTGTATGTCGGTTTGTCCAACTATCCTGCGGATCTGGCCCGGCAGGCCATTGAGATTCTGGAGGATCTCGGTACCCCATGTCTTATCCACCAGCCGAAATATTCCATGTTTGAACGTGCGCCAGAAGACGGTTTACTGAGCGTATTACAGGAAAAAGGTGTCGGCTGTATTCCCTTCTCACCACTGGCAGGTGGTCAGTTGACCAATCGCTATCTGAATGGCATTCCGGCAGACTCACGTGCAGCCAGCGGTAGCAAGTTCCTGAATCCTGAACAGATCACCGAAGAGAAGCTGGAAAAGGTTCGTAAGCTGAACACGCTGGCTGAAAGCCGCGGTCAAAAGCTATCGCAGATGGCGCTGGCCTGGGTATTACGCCATGACGCCGTGACCTCCGTGCTAATTGGTGCCAGTAAAACGGCGCAGATTGATGACGCCGTTGGCATGCTGGAAAATCGCCACTTTTCAGCAGATGAACTCGCCGCCATTGAAGTAATTCTGAACAGCTCAAAATAA
- the mntH gene encoding divalent metal cation transporter MntH — protein sequence MTNSRVEGSSGRATRKLRFALMGPAFIAAIGYIDPGNFATNIQAGASFGYKLLWVVVWANLMAMLIQMLSAKLGIATGKNLAEQIRDHYPRPAVWLYWIQAEIIAMATDLAEFIGAAIGFKLILGVSLLQGAVLTGIATFLILMLQRRGQKPLEKVIGGLLLFVAAAYIVELIFSQPDLAQLSKGMVIPSLPTSEAVFLAAGVLGATIMPHVIYLHSSLTQHLHGGTRQQRYSATKWDVAIAMTIAGFVNLAMMATAAAAFHFNGHTGIADLDQAYLTLEPLLSHAAATIFGLSLVAAGLSSTVVGTLAGQVVMQGFVRFHIPLWIRRSVTMLPSFIVILMGLDPTRILVMSQVLLSFGIALALVPLLMFTSDKSLMGDLVNTTLVKRAGWAIVVVVVALNMWLLVGTALGL from the coding sequence ATGACAAACAGTCGCGTAGAGGGTAGCAGTGGCAGAGCAACGCGCAAGTTGCGGTTCGCATTAATGGGACCCGCGTTCATTGCTGCTATTGGTTACATCGATCCGGGTAATTTTGCGACCAACATTCAGGCCGGGGCCAGCTTCGGCTATAAGCTGCTGTGGGTGGTTGTCTGGGCTAACCTGATGGCAATGCTGATTCAGATGCTCTCGGCAAAGCTGGGGATTGCCACGGGGAAAAACCTGGCGGAGCAAATCCGTGACCATTATCCTCGTCCGGCAGTATGGCTGTACTGGATCCAGGCCGAAATCATCGCAATGGCAACTGACCTCGCTGAATTTATCGGGGCGGCTATCGGTTTTAAGCTGATCCTCGGGGTGTCGCTGTTGCAAGGGGCCGTGCTGACCGGGATCGCCACCTTCCTTATTCTGATGCTACAGCGTCGGGGGCAAAAACCGCTGGAAAAAGTTATCGGCGGACTGCTGTTGTTTGTTGCTGCGGCGTATATCGTCGAGCTGATTTTCTCGCAGCCAGACCTGGCGCAGCTCAGTAAAGGGATGGTGATCCCGAGCCTGCCAACCTCTGAAGCCGTGTTCCTGGCCGCCGGGGTGCTGGGGGCGACCATCATGCCGCATGTTATTTACCTTCACTCTTCCCTCACGCAGCATCTGCACGGTGGGACGCGTCAACAACGTTACTCGGCAACTAAATGGGATGTGGCTATTGCCATGACCATTGCCGGTTTTGTAAACCTGGCGATGATGGCAACCGCTGCCGCCGCTTTCCACTTTAACGGACACACGGGTATTGCCGATCTCGATCAGGCCTACCTGACGCTGGAGCCGTTACTGAGCCATGCTGCCGCGACGATATTTGGCCTGAGCCTGGTGGCGGCTGGCCTCTCTTCCACGGTCGTGGGGACGCTGGCAGGGCAGGTTGTCATGCAGGGTTTCGTGCGTTTCCATATTCCACTGTGGATACGTCGCTCCGTCACCATGCTGCCCTCATTCATCGTGATTCTGATGGGACTTGATCCGACCCGGATACTGGTGATGAGCCAGGTGCTGCTGAGTTTTGGTATTGCACTGGCGCTGGTACCGCTGCTGATGTTTACCAGCGACAAATCTCTGATGGGCGATCTGGTTAACACGACACTGGTGAAAAGAGCCGGGTGGGCTATCGTGGTGGTGGTGGTGGCGCTGAACATGTGGTTGTTGGTTGGTACAGCGTTAGGACTCTAA
- a CDS encoding membrane protein, protein MLLAVFDRAALMLICLFFLIRIRLFRELLHKSAHSPKELLAVTAIFSLFALFSTWSGVPVEGSLVNVRIIAVMSGGILFGPWVGVITGIIAGTHRYLIDIGGVTAIPCFITSIIAGVLSGWISRKVPKKQRWRAGIIAGMACETLTMILVVVLAPTTALGLDIVSKIGIPMILGSVCIGFIVLLVQSVEGEKEASAARQAKLALDIANKTLPLFRHVNAESLRQVCDIIRRDIHADAVAITNIDRVLAYVGVGEHNYHDNDDTISPTTKQAINYGKIIIKNNDEAYRTPEIHSMLVIPLWEKGVVTGTLKIYYCHAHQITSSLQEMAIGLSQIISTQLEVSRAEQLREMANKAELRALQSKINPHFLFNALNAISSSIRLNPDTARQLIFNLSRYLRYNIELKDDEQIDIKKEFYQIKDYIAIEQARFGDKLTVIYDIDEEVNCVIPSLLIQPLVENAIVHGIQPCKGKGVVTISVTESGNRVRIAVRDTGHGIDPKVIERVESNEMPGNKIGLLNVHHRVKLLYGDGLHIRRLEPGTEIAFYVPNERSPVHAPTSLLP, encoded by the coding sequence ATGCTCCTCGCGGTTTTTGACCGTGCGGCATTAATGCTGATTTGCCTGTTCTTCCTCATTCGCATTCGCCTGTTCCGCGAGCTATTGCACAAGTCTGCACACTCGCCAAAAGAGCTTCTGGCTGTCACGGCCATCTTTTCGCTGTTTGCCCTGTTCAGTACCTGGTCTGGGGTTCCGGTAGAAGGCTCTCTGGTCAACGTACGTATTATCGCAGTGATGTCTGGCGGTATTTTATTCGGCCCGTGGGTGGGGGTGATTACGGGGATTATTGCCGGTACCCACCGTTACCTGATTGATATCGGCGGTGTGACGGCAATTCCGTGCTTTATTACCAGCATTATTGCCGGGGTGCTCTCTGGCTGGATTAGCCGCAAAGTGCCGAAAAAACAGCGCTGGCGCGCCGGGATCATCGCAGGTATGGCGTGTGAAACGCTGACCATGATCCTGGTGGTGGTCCTGGCACCCACCACGGCTCTGGGTCTGGATATTGTCTCGAAAATCGGCATTCCGATGATCCTCGGCAGCGTCTGCATCGGTTTTATTGTGTTACTGGTGCAAAGCGTCGAAGGGGAAAAAGAGGCCAGCGCCGCGCGTCAGGCCAAGCTGGCGCTCGATATCGCCAACAAAACGCTGCCGCTGTTCCGCCACGTTAACGCTGAATCCTTGCGCCAGGTCTGCGATATCATTCGCCGCGATATTCACGCCGATGCCGTCGCCATTACCAATATCGACCGCGTGCTGGCCTACGTGGGTGTAGGCGAACATAACTACCACGATAACGATGACACCATCAGCCCAACCACAAAGCAGGCGATCAATTACGGTAAAATCATCATTAAAAACAATGATGAAGCCTACAGAACACCAGAAATCCACTCCATGCTGGTGATCCCCCTGTGGGAGAAAGGGGTCGTGACGGGCACGCTGAAGATTTACTACTGCCATGCACACCAGATCACCTCCTCACTGCAGGAGATGGCCATCGGGTTGTCACAGATTATCTCCACCCAGCTGGAAGTGTCTCGCGCGGAGCAGCTGCGCGAGATGGCAAATAAGGCAGAGTTACGCGCGCTGCAAAGTAAAATAAATCCCCATTTTCTGTTCAACGCGCTGAATGCGATTTCCTCCTCCATTCGCCTCAATCCGGACACCGCGCGCCAGCTGATTTTTAACCTGTCGCGCTATCTGCGCTACAACATTGAGCTGAAAGATGACGAGCAGATCGACATCAAAAAAGAGTTTTATCAAATCAAAGACTACATTGCGATTGAGCAGGCTCGCTTCGGCGACAAGCTCACGGTCATTTATGATATTGATGAAGAGGTCAACTGCGTGATCCCAAGCCTGCTGATTCAGCCGCTGGTCGAAAACGCGATTGTCCACGGTATTCAGCCGTGTAAAGGGAAAGGCGTGGTCACCATCAGCGTGACTGAGAGCGGCAACCGCGTGCGCATTGCGGTGCGCGATACCGGACACGGTATCGACCCGAAAGTGATTGAACGCGTTGAATCAAACGAGATGCCGGGTAATAAAATTGGGTTACTGAATGTGCATCACCGGGTCAAACTGCTGTATGGCGACGGGCTGCATATTCGCCGTCTTGAGCCAGGCACCGAAATCGCTTTTTACGTTCCGAATGAACGCTCCCCCGTTCATGCACCGACATCACTGTTGCCATAG
- a CDS encoding DNA-binding response regulator, translating to MKVIIVEDEILAQQELSWLIKTHSQMEIVGTFEDGLDVLKFLQHNRVDAIFLDINIPSLDGVLLAQNINQFANKPFIVFVTAWKEHAVEAFELEAFDYILKPYQESRIISMLQKLEAAWQQQTAPANTSPTVRENDTINLVKDERIIVTPIDDIYYAEAHEKMTFVYTRRESYVMAMNITEFCSKLPTAHFFRCHRSFCVNLNKIREIEPWFNNTYILRLKDLDFQVPVSRSKVKEFRQLMHL from the coding sequence ATGAAAGTCATCATTGTGGAAGATGAGATTCTGGCTCAACAGGAGCTGAGCTGGCTTATCAAAACGCATAGCCAGATGGAGATTGTAGGTACCTTTGAAGATGGTCTGGACGTGCTGAAGTTTTTGCAGCACAACCGGGTCGACGCCATTTTTCTCGATATCAACATTCCGTCGCTGGACGGCGTGTTGCTGGCGCAAAACATCAACCAGTTTGCCAATAAGCCGTTTATTGTCTTTGTTACCGCCTGGAAAGAGCACGCCGTAGAAGCTTTTGAACTGGAAGCGTTTGACTACATCCTTAAACCTTACCAGGAATCACGTATTATCAGCATGCTGCAAAAACTGGAAGCGGCATGGCAGCAGCAGACCGCACCTGCAAACACCAGCCCGACGGTACGTGAGAATGACACCATTAATCTGGTCAAGGATGAACGTATCATCGTGACGCCCATCGACGATATCTACTATGCCGAAGCGCATGAAAAGATGACGTTTGTCTATACACGGCGTGAATCGTATGTGATGGCGATGAACATCACCGAGTTTTGCAGCAAACTGCCGACGGCGCACTTCTTCCGCTGTCACCGTTCGTTTTGCGTGAATTTAAATAAGATCCGCGAGATCGAGCCCTGGTTTAACAACACCTACATTTTGCGTCTGAAAGATCTCGATTTTCAGGTGCCGGTGAGCCGCAGCAAGGTGAAAGAATTCCGCCAGCTGATGCACCTGTAA
- a CDS encoding putative ion-transport protein: MLHPRARTMLLLAIPALIIGVASSMVLIVVMKVASVLQTMLWTSLPAKLGISFDSPAWIILMLTLTGIAVGLVIRFSPGHAGPDPAQEPLIGAPVTPSALPGLIIALILGLAGGVSLGPEHPIMAVNIGLAVFLGSRIFPRVGALDWTILASAGTIGALFGTPVAAALIFSQTLSGNSDVPLWDRLFAPLMAAAAGALTTSLFFHPHFSLSLPHYGQMQIADIFSGAIVVAIAIALGMVAVWCLPRLHRLIHRLKHPVLILGAGGLMLGILGAIGGTVTLFKGLDEMQQLAFSQVFNVSDYLLFALIKLAALVVAAACGFRGGRIFPAVFVGVALGLMLHEHVEAVPAAITVSCSILGLVLVVTRDAWLSLFMAAVVVPDSTLFPLLCIVMLPAWLLLAGKPMMMAWRNDK; this comes from the coding sequence ATGCTCCACCCGCGAGCCAGAACCATGCTGTTATTGGCAATCCCGGCGTTAATTATTGGCGTTGCCTCAAGTATGGTGCTCATCGTCGTGATGAAAGTCGCGTCGGTGCTGCAAACGATGTTATGGACTTCACTCCCCGCAAAACTCGGTATCAGCTTTGATTCTCCGGCATGGATCATTTTGATGCTGACGTTAACCGGTATTGCCGTGGGTCTGGTCATTCGTTTTAGCCCGGGACACGCCGGGCCAGATCCAGCGCAGGAACCCCTGATCGGTGCTCCGGTCACCCCTTCGGCCCTGCCGGGGTTGATTATCGCCCTGATTTTAGGTCTGGCGGGCGGCGTCAGTCTGGGGCCAGAACATCCGATCATGGCGGTCAACATTGGCCTGGCGGTTTTTCTTGGTTCACGCATTTTTCCCCGCGTCGGCGCACTGGACTGGACGATCCTGGCCTCAGCCGGCACCATTGGTGCGCTGTTCGGAACGCCCGTCGCTGCCGCGCTGATTTTCTCTCAGACGCTCAGCGGCAATAGCGACGTACCGCTCTGGGACAGACTCTTTGCTCCACTGATGGCAGCCGCTGCCGGGGCTCTCACCACCAGCCTGTTTTTCCATCCCCATTTTTCACTCTCTTTACCCCATTACGGCCAGATGCAGATAGCCGATATTTTCAGCGGTGCGATTGTGGTGGCTATCGCCATTGCACTGGGCATGGTCGCGGTATGGTGCCTTCCACGCCTGCACCGGCTGATTCACAGACTCAAACATCCGGTACTGATTCTGGGTGCCGGAGGTCTGATGTTGGGGATTTTAGGGGCTATCGGCGGAACAGTGACGCTATTTAAGGGCCTCGATGAAATGCAACAGCTGGCATTCAGCCAGGTATTTAACGTGTCAGATTATCTGCTGTTTGCGCTGATAAAACTGGCAGCACTGGTGGTGGCAGCGGCATGTGGTTTTCGCGGCGGGCGTATTTTCCCGGCGGTCTTTGTCGGCGTGGCGCTGGGTTTGATGTTGCATGAACATGTGGAGGCTGTTCCGGCGGCGATTACCGTTTCATGCTCCATTCTGGGGTTGGTTCTGGTGGTCACTCGCGATGCGTGGCTGAGTCTGTTTATGGCCGCCGTAGTGGTACCTGATTCCACGCTGTTCCCCCTGCTCTGTATCGTGATGTTGCCCGCCTGGCTCCTGCTGGCGGGCAAACCGATGATGATGGCCTGGAGAAACGACAAATAA